GTTGTTGTCACTTCTATCATCCTCTCTAAGTTGAATGGATACGTTGATCCGTATAATCATTTTCCAATCTAAGGAATCGATATCATCATAACGGGTAGCACCCTTGCGCATCAATACCTTCCTGGCATCACTTTTTGTTCAATTTGTAACAGGTTACACGGAATTCTCATGCTTGAACAGTGTTTTATAGCACATTTATAACTCTGAATGATTAATATAACGTTCGATACTGCTCCGGAGTTAAGCCCTCAATCCGCCGAAAAGTAGCCACAAAATGACTCGCATCCCGAAAACCAACCTTCGCTGCCGTTTCCTTCACGGTTAGTTTGCTGTCCCCTGTCATCCATTCTTTTGATTTGCGAATACGGAGGAGAATGAAATAACTGTAGGCAGTCATGCCAAAGGATTGTTTGAAAAGAGTATTCAGATGCCTAGGCGTAATGCCTGGTATGGCAGCCATCTGTTCAAGGCCGATTTCGGGATCGGCATAGTGTTCATTCATAAATGAAATTAAAGGAGCCAGCCGTTCCACGGCATGGGAGATCGAAGATCGACTGCCTGTCATGCCGTGTTTTTTGAGCAAAATCAGAAACCGGTACATGTCCGCTGACGCTTCCAATCCAGATAAATCCTGGTCACTGCTGATGGAACCCAGCACTTCCCTGCCATAATATTCAAGCGGGCTCTCTGCGTCCCACTGGTGAAGTGCTGCCTCCCCCAAACCAAGCGACTCTGTAATGGCCGGGCACTGGGAGCCTCCAAATGTAATGTAAAGAGTCTCCCACTCTCCTTGCGAGCGAACATACTCGTGCGGCTCACTCGGCGGCAGCAAAATGCCGGATGTCTCCCCCAGCTGTACAGTTGAACCTGCAAATCTGAACTCTCCAGCTCCCTTCACCGTCTGAAGCCAGTGATAACAAGGATATCCGGCAGGTCTGTACACATTCTCCTGATTGCCGTTGTATCCTATGCTCTCGATGTAGAGCGGAAGCGGCTGATCCCGTGGAGTCATAAAGTAGCGCCGATGATCGGGTGTGATGAGCATAGGGGTTCTCTCCTTTGAACAAAAATCAAAATTATAGTTCCATATTCTTATATGTCTCAATACTTTTCTTATATTTTAAAAGTCATATCCATCATATAGTATAGATTTATTCTTATACAAGAGGTGAACACATTTGATTAGCAGCAAGTTACCCAAAATGTTCTACGGCGGCGATTATAACCCTGAGCAATGGGATCATGAGACTCATCTTGAAGATCTGCGCATGTTCCAATTGGCAGGTATTGATATTACGACCATCAACGTATTTTCATGGGCACTGATTCAGCCTGATGAAGTCACTTATCATTTTGAAGGACTCGACCAGTTAATTAACAGTCTCTATGAAAGCGGCGTTTACATTTGCCTCGCGACAAGCACTGCTGCCCATCCAGCGTGGATGGCGAAGAAATACCCGGATGTACTGCGTGTGGATGCCGATGGACGTAAACGCAAATTCGGTGGACGGCATAACTCCTGTCCGAACAGCCCTACCTACCGCAAATACTCCGAGAAGATTGCAGACAAGCTGGCGGAACGTTACAAGGATCATCCGGCTGTGCTTGTATGGCATATCTCCAATGAATATGGCGGCGATTGTTATTGTGATAACTGCGAGAAAGCGTTCCGTGTATACCTCAAACAACGTTATCAGACCGTGGAGCAGCTGAACAAAGCCTGGAACACTAATTTCTGGGGGCATACGTTCTACGATTGGGATGAGATTGTACTGCCAAGCAATCTGAGCGAGCACTGGGGTGACAACAATTCCACGTTCCAGGGCATCTCGCTTGATTACTCCCGCTTCAACTCCGACAGTATGCTCGATTGTTACCGTCTGGAATATGATGCGATCAAAAAACATATCCCGGATTCGGTCGTTACGACCAATCTGATGGGATTCTTCAAACAGCTGGACTATTTCAAATGGGCCAAATATATGGATATCGTCTCCTGGGACAGCTATCCGGGTCTTGCGACTCCGGTAAGTTTCACAGCTATGGCTCATGATCTGATGCGTGGATTAAAGGACGGACAGCCGTTCATGCTCATGGAGCAGACACCTAGTCAGCAGAACTGGCAGCCTTACAATTCATTGAAACGCCCCGGCGTTATGCGTCTGTGGAGCTACCAGTCCGTTGCCCATGGCGCGGATACAATCATGTTCTTCCAGCTCCGCCGTTCTGTCGGGGCCTGCGAGAAATATCACGGTGCAGTCATTGAACATGTAGGACATGAGCATACCCGTGTATTCCGGGAAGTCGCGGAGCTGGGCAAAGAATTGCAGTTGCTGGGCGACAAAACGCTGGATGCTGCTGTAGATGCCAAAGTGGCGATTGTGTTTGACTGGGATAACTGGTGGGCGATCGAGAAATCCAGCGGACCTACCGTTGCACTGAACTATGTAGATCAAATTCACAAATACTACGCTGCCTTCTTCCGCCGCAACATTCAGGTGGACATCGTTAGTGTGGATACCGATATAAGCAAATACGACATTGTGCTCGCTCCGGTACTGTATATGGTTAAACCAGGCTTTGCAGCCAAACTGGAGAAGTTCGTTGAAGCTGGCGGTACATTCCTGACAACCTTCTTCAGTGGGATCGTCAATGAAAGTGACATCGTAACAACCGGGG
Above is a window of Paenibacillus sp. E222 DNA encoding:
- a CDS encoding AraC family transcriptional regulator; this encodes MLITPDHRRYFMTPRDQPLPLYIESIGYNGNQENVYRPAGYPCYHWLQTVKGAGEFRFAGSTVQLGETSGILLPPSEPHEYVRSQGEWETLYITFGGSQCPAITESLGLGEAALHQWDAESPLEYYGREVLGSISSDQDLSGLEASADMYRFLILLKKHGMTGSRSSISHAVERLAPLISFMNEHYADPEIGLEQMAAIPGITPRHLNTLFKQSFGMTAYSYFILLRIRKSKEWMTGDSKLTVKETAAKVGFRDASHFVATFRRIEGLTPEQYRTLY
- a CDS encoding beta-galactosidase → MISSKLPKMFYGGDYNPEQWDHETHLEDLRMFQLAGIDITTINVFSWALIQPDEVTYHFEGLDQLINSLYESGVYICLATSTAAHPAWMAKKYPDVLRVDADGRKRKFGGRHNSCPNSPTYRKYSEKIADKLAERYKDHPAVLVWHISNEYGGDCYCDNCEKAFRVYLKQRYQTVEQLNKAWNTNFWGHTFYDWDEIVLPSNLSEHWGDNNSTFQGISLDYSRFNSDSMLDCYRLEYDAIKKHIPDSVVTTNLMGFFKQLDYFKWAKYMDIVSWDSYPGLATPVSFTAMAHDLMRGLKDGQPFMLMEQTPSQQNWQPYNSLKRPGVMRLWSYQSVAHGADTIMFFQLRRSVGACEKYHGAVIEHVGHEHTRVFREVAELGKELQLLGDKTLDAAVDAKVAIVFDWDNWWAIEKSSGPTVALNYVDQIHKYYAAFFRRNIQVDIVSVDTDISKYDIVLAPVLYMVKPGFAAKLEKFVEAGGTFLTTFFSGIVNESDIVTTGGYPGELRKLLGIWVEEIDALLPEQKNSIVLKEAYGDLQGEYGCGMLCDLLHSEGAEIIAEYGDDFYKGMPVVTRNTFGQGEAWYVASDPEDRFLDGLLGQLAAAKNIDSLLHTPEGVEVTARTKDGQQYLFVMNHNATAQSYDLGETEARDLLTDRSLSGTIEIEGRGVQLLEMK